One Gordonia zhaorongruii DNA segment encodes these proteins:
- a CDS encoding TetR/AcrR family transcriptional regulator, whose protein sequence is MAIDRPADDAEVVVKAPRARMTGAQRRLQLIEVSRGLFAERGFEGTSIEEIAQRAGVSKPIVYEHFGGKEGLYAVVVDREMDKLLEMVTSSLTKNRSLYRIQQVALALLTYMEERTDGFRILMRGEAAGGDAGETRYSSLLNDAVSQVEHILASDFERRGFDPALAPMYAQALVGMVSVTAQWWLDVREPPKEVVAAHLVNLCWNGLTRLDPKPMLVDSDHRDTVQTTVGPTVTPVADAGD, encoded by the coding sequence ATGGCTATCGACAGGCCGGCGGACGACGCCGAAGTAGTGGTGAAAGCCCCACGTGCACGGATGACGGGCGCGCAGCGTCGTCTGCAGCTGATCGAGGTCTCCCGTGGATTGTTCGCCGAACGCGGGTTCGAGGGAACCTCGATCGAGGAGATCGCCCAGCGGGCCGGTGTCTCGAAGCCGATCGTCTACGAGCACTTCGGCGGCAAGGAAGGTCTGTACGCGGTGGTCGTCGACCGCGAGATGGACAAACTCCTCGAGATGGTGACGTCGTCACTCACGAAGAACCGGTCGCTGTATCGGATCCAGCAGGTGGCGCTCGCGCTCCTGACGTACATGGAGGAGCGAACCGACGGCTTCCGCATCCTCATGCGCGGTGAGGCGGCCGGTGGCGATGCGGGGGAGACGCGGTACTCGAGCCTGTTGAATGACGCGGTGAGCCAGGTGGAGCACATTCTCGCCAGCGATTTCGAACGTCGTGGATTCGACCCGGCACTCGCGCCCATGTACGCGCAAGCGCTCGTCGGCATGGTGTCGGTGACTGCTCAGTGGTGGCTGGATGTTCGTGAGCCACCTAAGGAAGTGGTGGCCGCCCATCTGGTCAATCTCTGCTGGAACGGACTGACCCGATTGGATCCGAAGCCGATGCTCGTCGACTCTGATCACCGGGACACGGTGCAGACCACGGTGGGTCCTACGGTGACGCCCGTTGCAGACGCCGGTGATTGA